TTTAAGTTTTGACATTGCTCTTTTCTCATTCATTTTCTTTACAGAAATTATATCTACTTTCTCCATTTCTTTTATTAAATTTTTACTTTCTTTTGTTTCTGCGTTATCTACAATCGCTATATTAGATTTCCCGTAATTTTCAAAGTTCATTGAGCCGAAAATAATCATAATTAAAAGTGGCAAAAACAAGGTCCAAAAAACTCCGGACTTATTGCGGAAAAACATTTTCATTGAAGCTCCTGTAAATTTTAATGCGGTTTTCATGTTATTTTCTATTTTATTCTCTTAAACTTCTTCCTGTTAAGTTCAAAAATACATCCTCGAGTGTCGCTTGTTTTACCTGGAGGTTTAAAAATTCAATATCATTTTTATTGTCATATTCAACCAAGCTGTGTAAAATTTGCTCAATATCTGTTGCATGTAGAATATAAGAATGGTCAAATTTTTCTACTTTTGTAACAGTTTTGAATTTCTTAAGATCTTCCTTTGGAATATCTTCTTTTGTGGAAAATTCAATTGTTGAAGTTTTTGCGTATTTTTTAATTAAATTATGGGGTGTATCAAAAGCAACAATTTTTGCTTTATCCATAATAGCTATTCTATCACATAAAAATTCTGCTTCGTCCATATAATGAGTTGTTAAAACTATTGTCTTGCCTTTTTTATGAATTATTCTTATTAAATCCCAAAGATTATGTCTTGCCTGCGGATCAAGACCCGTTGTGGGTTCATCTAAAAACAAAACTTTTGGATCATTAACCAGGGCTGTAGCAACAGACATTCTTTGTTTTTGTCCTCCTGAAAGTTTTTCAACGTATTGTTTCTTTTTATCAAAAAGCTGAACTTCTTTTAAAATTTTCTCGGCATTAA
This region of Candidatus Paceibacterota bacterium genomic DNA includes:
- a CDS encoding ABC transporter ATP-binding protein, which codes for NGAGKTTTLEMMEGLRKITKGEIKINNLDVKKEKEKVKSIIGVQLQATSFFEYLNLAEILRVFGNFYNRKVNAEKILKEVQLFDKKKQYVEKLSGGQKQRMSVATALVNDPKVLFLDEPTTGLDPQARHNLWDLIRIIHKKGKTIVLTTHYMDEAEFLCDRIAIMDKAKIVAFDTPHNLIKKYAKTSTIEFSTKEDIPKEDLKKFKTVTKVEKFDHSYILHATDIEQILHSLVEYDNKNDIEFLNLQVKQATLEDVFLNLTGRSLRE